The DNA region CCCCTTCACGACCACCTTGATCGCGTCCTCGATCCGCTCCCGGAAATACTTGAACGCCTTCGGGACCTCGTCCAGCGGGAAGGTGTGGGTGTGCATCAGCTTCGCGTCGAACCGCTTCTGCGCCATCAGGGCGGAGGCGCGGTGGGTCGCCCGGTTCCCTTCCCCGCGGATGCCGTAGACGTAGATGTTGTTCCGCACCAGCTTGGCCAGGTCCACAGGGACCGGCTGCCCCGGGAAAGCGGCGAGGCAGATCCGGCCTCCCCGGTTGACCATGTCCATCGCCTCGTTGAGGCTGTTGGGCGCCCCGGAGCACTCCATCACGTAGTGCACCCCTTTCCCGCCGGTGATCCGCTTCACCGCTTCCACGGGGTTTTCCTTCGTGACGTTGATCACGTGGTCCGCCCCCAGCCGGGTCCCCAGGTTCAGCCGGGCGTCGCGGGTCCCCGTGAGGATCACCGGATCCGCGCCGAGCGCCTTTCCCACCGCCACGCTCATGAGCCCGATCGGGCCCGGGCCGGTGACGACGAGCCCTTCCCCCGCCACCAGGCCGCCAAGGACGTCGAGGCCGTACATGGCCGTGCCGGCGGTGACGATCAGCGTAGCCTCCGCGTCGCTCATCTCATCGGGCACGTGGACCAGCGTGTTCACGTGGTTGACGGCGTACTCGGCGAATCCGCCGTCCGTGGTGAAGCCGTTCGCGCGGTGCCCCTTGTCGTGCCCTTCGTAGTTCAGTCCGTAGTTCAGGCAGGAGGTGTACATCCCCATGCGGCATCGCTCGCACCGGCCGCAGCCGGCGTGGATCTCCACCGCCACGCGGTCGCCGACCGCGTAGTCGTCCACCCCGGGCCCCCGCTTCACCACGGTGCCCATGTATTCATGTCCCGGCGTGAAGTTCTTGTTGAAGGGGAGCCCTCCGCGGATCCACGCGGGAAGCCCCTTCGTGATGATCTCGACGTCGGTGCCGCAGATGGAGACGGCGTCGATCCGAACCAGCACCTCGGCCGGCCCCGGCTCCGGGA from Thermodesulfobacteriota bacterium includes:
- a CDS encoding zinc-binding dehydrogenase; translation: MAGKETSFTIPKTMKAWVLDDPDRLRLTEKPVPEPGPAEVLVRIDAVSICGTDVEIITKGLPAWIRGGLPFNKNFTPGHEYMGTVVKRGPGVDDYAVGDRVAVEIHAGCGRCERCRMGMYTSCLNYGLNYEGHDKGHRANGFTTDGGFAEYAVNHVNTLVHVPDEMSDAEATLIVTAGTAMYGLDVLGGLVAGEGLVVTGPGPIGLMSVAVGKALGADPVILTGTRDARLNLGTRLGADHVINVTKENPVEAVKRITGGKGVHYVMECSGAPNSLNEAMDMVNRGGRICLAAFPGQPVPVDLAKLVRNNIYVYGIRGEGNRATHRASALMAQKRFDAKLMHTHTFPLDEVPKAFKYFRERIEDAIKVVVKG